The Chloroflexota bacterium genomic sequence GCTGCGGGCATTTGCATTGGCGCGTGAGAAGCGCGAGATGCGCTTACTCATACTGGGCGAAGGAGAGGAACGCAGTGCAATCGAGTCCTTGATTCGGGCATTGGGGTTAGAAACATCTGTGCAACTCCCCGGTTCTGTGGATAACCCCTATCCATATATGGCGCGTTGTTCGGCCTTTGTGCTCTCATCTAGCTTTGAGGGGCTTGGCAATGTATTGATCGAAGCCATGGCCTGTGGCGCTTCAATTGTTGCCACCGATTGTAAATATGGCCCGGCAGAAATTCTCGAGAATGGGCGCTACGGCGCTCTGGTTCCGGTTGGTGGTGTTCAAAAAATGGCTGAAGCGATTTTGGGAGCGCTTGACGGCAAGCTGGATGGCCGCGTTTTGCGTGAACGCGCCAGCGTTTTTTCACAGGAAAATGCTATTCAACAATACCTGGACCTCTTTCAGGCATTGCATCGTAAGATTCGCTTTATTGGTCGAAAAAAATCAAAAGGTACTCATAATGGCAATAAATAACACATCGCCTCGTTTTAAATTTGGGAAAAATTGGGGTAATTTTATTAGAAAACTGTCTGCTGTGCAAATTCAGGAGGCAGAACAGTCGTTAATCAATGCTTTGGGGGTTTCTTCGTTTGCAGGGAAAAAATTTCTGGATGTCGGTTCCGGGAGTGGTTTGTTTTCTTTAGCGGCCATGCGATTGAATGCTGAGCGGGTGCATTCTTTTGACTATGACTCCGATAGCGTTGCCTGCGCGCGGGAATTAAAGCGCAGATATTTTCCTGACGATCCTCGCTGGATGATTGAACAAGGCGATGCGCTGGATACGCCCTATGTTGAATCGCTGGGCGAATGGGATATTGTCTATTCCTGGGGCGTTTTGCATCATACCGGTGATATGTACCTGGCTTTAGATAATGCGGCCCAATTGGTCAAAGCTTCGGGTAGGTTGTTTATTGCCATTTACAACGATCAGGGTCGCAAGAGCGAGGCCTGGACGAGTATAAAGAAATTCTACAGTAAATCGCCGCTGATTATCCAATGGTTAATGGCAAGCGGTTATTTTTTGTTCCTGGGTTCTATGGCATTTATTCGCGATACACTTTTCTTGCGCCCCCTGGCTACATTTCGAAATTATCACTCCCTTCGTGGAATGAACTTTTGGACCGATGTTGTCGATTGGATTGGCGGCTATCCGTTTGAAGTCGCCTCGCCGGAGAAGATATTTGAGTTTTATCGCCAAAGGGGCTTTGTGCTAACCTATCTGAAGACTGTGCAGGGTAAGCTAGGAAATAATGAATTTGTTTTTTTTAAGCAAGACTGAATTAAGTGTACTCTTGAAATATTTTTAACTATGGTGTCATTGCGAACCTCGCAGGGGTGAAGCAATCTCCTCCACAGGGATTTCCAGATACCCTGGAAAATTCTGCAAAGCGTTTTTGGTGTCTATGTTAAATTCCAAAATCAATCTATCCATTCTGGTGCGATCCATGGGAAGCGGTGGAGCCGAGCGGCAGCTCATCGAATTGGTCAGAAGGCTGGATACTCAGTGCTTTAATATTGTCATTTTGCTCTTTTATGCCGAGGGCGAATTGCTGTCCATGCTCGCCGATATTGAACATATTCAAATCATTAACCTGATAAAAAGATCGCGCTGGGATTTTTTCGGGTTTGTAAAAGCCCTCGTTCGGCAGATAGTTGAAACCCAATCGGATATTCTATATGGCTATTTGGATGTCCCCAATATTTTTGCAGTTCTGGCTGGAAAAATCGCGCGAATAAAAGTTGTATATGGCGTCAGATCAACCCATGTCGATTTTGCACGCTACGACTGGACTGCGGGTATTGTCTATCGTGTAGAGGCGCTATTATCGCGGTTTGCCGATAGCATTATTGTCAATTCCCAAACTGGATTATCCTATCACGGCCGGCATGGCTTCGCAATTGATAAAATGTGCATCATACCAAACGGAATTGATACAAAGCACTTCCGCCGAGACCCCATATTGCGAAAAGAAATGCGTTTGAAGTGGGGCATTTCCGAACAACATACGCTGATCGGTCTGGTGGCACGACTTGATCCGATGAAAGACCACACCACATTTTTACGCATGGCCGCCATACTGCAAGATCGGTTTCTACACACTCGATTTGTATGCGTAGGAGATGGGCCGGATGCGTATTTGCACGAATTGCTGGAACTGGCTGAGGCCCTGTCTTTGGGCGAGAAATTAGTTTGGGGCGGGCCTCATTTTGAGATGCCCGCCGTCTACAGTGCTTTGGATATATTTGTATCATCATCTTACGGTGAAGGTTTTTCGAATGTAATTGGCGAGGCGATGGCGTGTGAAACACCTTGTGTCGTCACAAATGTTGGTGATTCGGCGCGCATCGTCGGCGAGACGGGTCGTATCGTTGCACCGAAGGCACCTGCAGGTTTGGCGGAAGCCGTGTCGGAGCTTTTGCAGCTATCCGCTGATTCACGCTTTGAGCTGGGGCGACAGGCCAGGGTGAGGATACAAAAATATTATTCGGTTGAAAAAATGGTCGCGTCTACGGAAGAGCTTTTTGAAGAACTTGTCAGAAACACTGGATAAAAAAATTGCCCAAAATCAAGCTGCTACACCTCATCACCACCCTTGACGTGGGCGGCTCGGAGATGATGCTCTACCGCTTGCTGAAGAGCATTAATGTTGACCGCTTCGAAAACCGCGTAATTTCACTTGTTTCGCCTGGGGATGTGGGCACGTTGATTGCTGCGCTAAAAATTCCTGTCGAATCCCTGTATATGCCACGTGGGCGGCCTACACTGCGGGGATTTTTTCAATTAATCCGCCAAATAAAAGCGTACCAACCTGCTGTGCTGCAAACCTGGCTTTACCATGCCGATTTGCTGGGTTTACTCGCCGGGAAGGTGGCAGGTGTGAAGAATATTCTTTGGAATGTGCGCTCATCGAATATGGACATGTCCGAGTATCGCCGACTCTCCGGGTGGACGTTGCGGGCTTGCTCGGGGTTGGCTGCCCTGCCCCGGGGCGTAGTCATCAACTCGCGGGCCGGACTCCGCTACCACAAATCGATTGGGTATCATCCCCGGCGTTGGGAACTGATCCCCAACGGGGTTGACACAAAGCTCTTTCGGCCTCAACCATCCGCCCGGCAAATGTTATTGACCGAGCTTGGCCTCGCCAATGATGTGCTTCTGATTGGATATGTTGCCCGCTTTGATCCCATGAAAGACCACGCCACATTTTTGCAGGCTGCGCGCGAGTTTGTGAATGCAGGATATAATCCACACTTTGTGCTATGCGGAGCGGATATGATCGGGTCGAATAATGCGCTGGCCTCTATGATCGACGCCTTTGACATCCGGGAGCGAATTTCGCTGCTAGGCCCCCGGCGAGATATTGCCAATCTGACCGCGGCTTTTGACCTGGCAACTTCTTCTTCCTTGACAGAAGGGTTTCCGAATACAATTGCCGAGGCGATGTCATGTGGCGTGCCTTGCGTTGTCACCAATGTTGGCGACGCGGCTGAAATTGTTGCCGAAACGGGCGTGGTTATTCCCCCGCAGAATGCTGCTCAACTGGCTGCCGCCTGGGCCGAAATCGTCGCTGCTGGCGAGGCTCACAGACAACAATTAGGTCGGTTGGCTCGCCAGAGAATTGTGGCAGAATACAGTCAGGAGAAAATGATCCAGGCGTATGAGGAGTTGTATGGGCAGTATGGGGGTACTGCCAATTAATTATGTGTGGAATTACCGGATTCTGGGATCGTACAAACAGCACTGCACAGGCTGAACTTGAGAATAGCGTTCAGCAAATGACGGCTAAAATCTATCATCGCGGGCCAGATGCGGGTGGAGCCTGGTGTCGGGCGCAAGATGGTATTGCATTGGGTTTCCGCCGTCTGGCGATCCTGGACCTTTCTCCGATGGGGCACCAGCCCATGCACTCGGCATCTGGACGTTATGTGATCGTTTATAACGGGGAAGTATATAATTTCGCCGAGATGCGCACCGAACTGGATGCCTGTGGCGCGTCTTTTCGCGGTACATCCGATACCGAAGTGATGCTCGCCGCAATTGAAGCCTGGGGGCTGGAAACAGCTTTGCAACGCTTTAACGGCATGTTTGCCATAGCCTTGTGGGACCGTGCCGAAAAACGCCTCACGCTGGCGCGTGACCGCATGGGCATCAAACCGTTGTATTATGGTTGGTTCGGGAATACGCTTTTATTTGGTTCGGAGTTGAAGGCATTGCGCGCCCACCCTTCATTCCGCGAGGAAATTAATCGCGATGCCCTGGCTTTATACTTGCGCCATAATTATGTGCCCGCGCCTTTTAGCATTTATCAGGGAATTTTCAAGCTGCCTGCGGGGTCTTATTTGACTCTTCAGCACGCTTCTTCGCCGCGGGAGTTTGAACCTCAACCTTACTGGCAAATCCGTCAGGTTGTCGAAGATGGTCTTGCCAACCCCTTTGAGGGCAGCGAGCAAGAAGCGCTGGATGCCCTCGACGCTATGCTGCGCCGCTCGGTAGGTTTGCGCATGGTGGCCGACGTTCCCCTGGGGGCCTTTCTTTCCGGAGGCATCGATTCGTCAACCATTGTCGCGTTGATGCAATCCCAAAGCAGTATTCCGGTAAAGACATTCACGATTGGATTTCACGAACAAGGCTTTGATGAGGCGCGCTATGCCCGGCAAGTTGCCGCGCATCTTGGCACTGAACATACTGAGCTTTATGTTACCCCCGAGGAGACACGTCAGGTTATTCCTTTGCTCCCCGCGCTCTATGATGAACCCTTTGCCGATTCGTCCCAAATCCCCACGTATCT encodes the following:
- a CDS encoding class I SAM-dependent methyltransferase — its product is MAINNTSPRFKFGKNWGNFIRKLSAVQIQEAEQSLINALGVSSFAGKKFLDVGSGSGLFSLAAMRLNAERVHSFDYDSDSVACARELKRRYFPDDPRWMIEQGDALDTPYVESLGEWDIVYSWGVLHHTGDMYLALDNAAQLVKASGRLFIAIYNDQGRKSEAWTSIKKFYSKSPLIIQWLMASGYFLFLGSMAFIRDTLFLRPLATFRNYHSLRGMNFWTDVVDWIGGYPFEVASPEKIFEFYRQRGFVLTYLKTVQGKLGNNEFVFFKQD
- a CDS encoding glycosyltransferase; this encodes MLNSKINLSILVRSMGSGGAERQLIELVRRLDTQCFNIVILLFYAEGELLSMLADIEHIQIINLIKRSRWDFFGFVKALVRQIVETQSDILYGYLDVPNIFAVLAGKIARIKVVYGVRSTHVDFARYDWTAGIVYRVEALLSRFADSIIVNSQTGLSYHGRHGFAIDKMCIIPNGIDTKHFRRDPILRKEMRLKWGISEQHTLIGLVARLDPMKDHTTFLRMAAILQDRFLHTRFVCVGDGPDAYLHELLELAEALSLGEKLVWGGPHFEMPAVYSALDIFVSSSYGEGFSNVIGEAMACETPCVVTNVGDSARIVGETGRIVAPKAPAGLAEAVSELLQLSADSRFELGRQARVRIQKYYSVEKMVASTEELFEELVRNTG
- a CDS encoding glycosyltransferase yields the protein MPKIKLLHLITTLDVGGSEMMLYRLLKSINVDRFENRVISLVSPGDVGTLIAALKIPVESLYMPRGRPTLRGFFQLIRQIKAYQPAVLQTWLYHADLLGLLAGKVAGVKNILWNVRSSNMDMSEYRRLSGWTLRACSGLAALPRGVVINSRAGLRYHKSIGYHPRRWELIPNGVDTKLFRPQPSARQMLLTELGLANDVLLIGYVARFDPMKDHATFLQAAREFVNAGYNPHFVLCGADMIGSNNALASMIDAFDIRERISLLGPRRDIANLTAAFDLATSSSLTEGFPNTIAEAMSCGVPCVVTNVGDAAEIVAETGVVIPPQNAAQLAAAWAEIVAAGEAHRQQLGRLARQRIVAEYSQEKMIQAYEELYGQYGGTAN
- the asnB gene encoding asparagine synthase (glutamine-hydrolyzing), giving the protein MCGITGFWDRTNSTAQAELENSVQQMTAKIYHRGPDAGGAWCRAQDGIALGFRRLAILDLSPMGHQPMHSASGRYVIVYNGEVYNFAEMRTELDACGASFRGTSDTEVMLAAIEAWGLETALQRFNGMFAIALWDRAEKRLTLARDRMGIKPLYYGWFGNTLLFGSELKALRAHPSFREEINRDALALYLRHNYVPAPFSIYQGIFKLPAGSYLTLQHASSPREFEPQPYWQIRQVVEDGLANPFEGSEQEALDALDAMLRRSVGLRMVADVPLGAFLSGGIDSSTIVALMQSQSSIPVKTFTIGFHEQGFDEARYARQVAAHLGTEHTELYVTPEETRQVIPLLPALYDEPFADSSQIPTYLVSKLARQHVTVSLSGDGGDELFGGYNRYFMTNAIWRRIGWLPFSVRRLLSRAMLSVPTTAWYGIFRMFGHMMGEFENLPNPADKAQKLAEVISIPNQEAVYLDLVSHWKKPTDIVIGAQEPATLLRNRSAWAKVPTFTEQMMYLDMMTYLPDDILVKVDRASMGVSLEARAPFLDDHEVIEFVAGLPLGMKVRGNEGKWILRQLLYRYVPRTMLERPKMGFGVPIDQWLRGPLRGWAEDYLSEERLRRDGYLNPAPIRQKWQEHLAGQRNWQYYLWDILMFQAWLD